A single Campylobacter ureolyticus ACS-301-V-Sch3b DNA region contains:
- the cutA gene encoding divalent-cation tolerance protein CutA has product MIVLTTVSSKKEAIFIAKKLLDKKAAACVNFYKIKSLYFWKEKLHKEKEFQLIIKTNNYKKVKKILLKHHSYDTPEIISLKFNKVYKKYKKWIKNSIKG; this is encoded by the coding sequence ATGATAGTTTTAACAACAGTTTCATCTAAAAAAGAAGCCATTTTCATAGCAAAAAAACTTCTTGATAAAAAAGCAGCGGCTTGTGTTAATTTTTATAAGATAAAAAGCCTTTATTTTTGGAAAGAAAAACTTCATAAAGAAAAAGAATTTCAACTTATCATAAAAACAAATAACTATAAAAAAGTAAAAAAAATTCTTTTAAAACACCATTCTTACGATACACCTGAGATAATATCTCTAAAATTTAATAAAGTATATAAAAAATATAAAAAATGGATTAAAAATAGCATAAAAGGATAA
- the argB gene encoding acetylglutamate kinase produces MAKSRTAEIILSALPYIRKFKDKIFVVKYGGSAQIDEGLKSDFAKDIVLMSMVGVRVIVVHGGGKRINYYLDKLGIKSEFKDGLRVTTKESIDVVEMVLSGLINKEITALLNENGAKAIGLSGKDSHLLSSKPLKNGAYGFVGEINSVNKNMLDYILDGGYIPVIAPISVGENSQSYNVNADLCASSIAKCIKADKVIFLTDTKGVLDKNGELISTLNSDEIQNLKNDGTISGGMIPKIDACLECVKNGVNGAHIIDGRISHSILLEIFTDTGIGTLVK; encoded by the coding sequence ATGGCAAAGTCAAGAACAGCTGAGATAATCCTCTCAGCTTTGCCATACATAAGAAAATTCAAAGATAAAATCTTTGTTGTAAAATACGGTGGCTCGGCTCAAATAGATGAAGGGCTTAAAAGTGATTTTGCAAAAGATATAGTGCTAATGAGTATGGTTGGCGTAAGGGTTATAGTAGTTCATGGCGGTGGAAAAAGGATAAACTACTATCTTGATAAGCTTGGAATAAAAAGCGAGTTTAAAGATGGTCTTAGAGTTACAACAAAAGAGTCTATTGATGTCGTTGAAATGGTACTAAGCGGTCTAATAAATAAAGAAATAACTGCACTTTTAAATGAAAATGGTGCAAAAGCAATTGGACTTAGTGGGAAAGATTCGCACCTGCTTAGCTCAAAACCACTTAAAAATGGAGCTTATGGCTTTGTTGGAGAGATAAATAGTGTAAATAAAAATATGCTTGATTATATTTTAGATGGTGGATATATACCTGTTATCGCGCCAATTTCAGTTGGTGAAAATTCACAAAGCTATAATGTAAATGCCGATCTTTGCGCAAGTAGTATCGCAAAATGCATAAAAGCTGATAAGGTTATTTTTCTAACAGACACAAAAGGCGTTTTAGATAAAAATGGTGAATTAATAAGCACTTTAAATAGCGATGAAATTCAAAATCTTAAAAATGATGGCACGATAAGTGGAGGCATGATACCAAAAATAGATGCTTGTTTGGAGTGTGTAAAAAATGGTGTAAATGGAGCTCACATCATAGACGGCAGAATTTCTCACTCAATTTTACTTGAAATTTTTACAGATACTGGCATAGGAACTTTGGTAAAATGA
- the thrC gene encoding threonine synthase, whose translation MNLTSTRDKTQSVALSYALLNPSANFGGLFVPKNFPKFDDEFFKKAVHLSYKELALEIINSFDFNIDEEIFKLALNSYDKFDDKNIPLKIEKISENLYINELYHGPTRAFKDMALQPFGIIIDELAKKDNKNYLIICATSGDTGPATLKAFENSKNVKVVCLYPYEGTSEVQRLQMVTSNDRNLKVIGIKGNFDDAQKALKTLLGDEDFKNTLKKENLFLSAANSVNFGRILFQIIYHFYDYVNFLKNGILKGNETFDIIVPSGNFGNALGAYYAKKMGAKIGVIKIASNQNNVLTNLFNNGIYDIKNKSLIKTISPAMDILVSSNVERLLFDKFGDIKTKELMQNLKDNKSYKIPKIEGFEAKFCTDKECINFIKEISKKGKLIDPHTATCFKFTPVKKPTVITSTAHWVKFTPSMIKAIKNGEVKDEKNDMLNLAKEFNDKVPNEILSLFSNEEKHKKIVEKEEIKNTIIEWIKK comes from the coding sequence ATGAATTTAACCTCCACAAGAGATAAAACCCAAAGTGTTGCTTTAAGTTATGCACTTTTAAACCCGAGTGCAAATTTTGGTGGACTTTTTGTTCCCAAAAATTTTCCTAAATTTGATGATGAATTTTTTAAAAAAGCAGTTCATTTAAGCTATAAAGAGCTTGCACTTGAGATAATTAATAGTTTTGATTTTAATATAGATGAAGAAATTTTTAAACTTGCTTTAAATTCTTATGATAAATTTGATGATAAAAACATTCCATTAAAAATAGAAAAAATTAGCGAAAACCTATATATAAATGAGCTGTATCATGGACCTACAAGAGCATTTAAAGATATGGCTTTACAACCTTTTGGCATAATCATAGATGAGCTTGCAAAAAAAGATAATAAAAACTATTTAATAATTTGTGCAACAAGTGGTGACACTGGACCAGCCACTTTAAAAGCTTTTGAAAACTCAAAAAATGTAAAGGTAGTTTGCCTTTATCCATATGAAGGAACAAGCGAAGTTCAAAGACTACAAATGGTAACTTCAAATGATAGAAATTTAAAAGTTATCGGAATAAAAGGAAATTTTGATGATGCACAAAAAGCTCTTAAAACTTTACTTGGCGATGAGGATTTTAAAAACACATTAAAAAAAGAAAATTTATTTTTAAGTGCTGCAAATTCTGTAAATTTTGGTCGTATTTTATTTCAAATTATTTATCATTTTTACGATTATGTAAATTTTCTTAAAAACGGCATTTTAAAAGGTAACGAAACATTTGACATCATAGTTCCAAGTGGTAATTTTGGAAATGCTTTAGGAGCGTATTATGCTAAAAAAATGGGGGCAAAAATTGGTGTTATAAAAATAGCTTCTAATCAAAACAATGTTTTGACAAATCTTTTTAATAATGGAATTTATGATATAAAAAATAAAAGCTTAATTAAAACAATAAGCCCTGCAATGGATATTTTAGTCTCATCAAATGTTGAGAGGCTTTTATTTGATAAATTTGGAGATATCAAAACAAAAGAATTAATGCAAAATTTAAAAGATAATAAAAGCTATAAAATACCTAAAATAGAAGGTTTTGAGGCGAAATTTTGCACTGATAAGGAGTGCATAAATTTTATAAAAGAAATTAGTAAAAAAGGAAAATTAATAGATCCACACACTGCAACTTGTTTTAAATTTACACCAGTTAAAAAACCAACTGTTATAACATCAACTGCTCATTGGGTGAAATTTACACCATCAATGATAAAAGCTATTAAAAACGGTGAAGTAAAAGATGAAAAAAATGATATGCTAAATTTAGCAAAAGAGTTTAATGATAAAGTTCCAAATGAAATTTTATCTCTTTTTAGCAATGAAGAAAAGCATAAAAAAATAGTCGAAAAAGAAGAGATTAAAAATACAATAATAGAGTGGATAAAAAAATGA
- a CDS encoding DUF4878 domain-containing protein, with amino-acid sequence MKKILTILTFFTFILIGCGGSSAEKTAVDFTQKLYTSNTKTVVDMLYLGDEKPTKADMDFVFQKIDSVLEQNKAKAKKRGGFKKADVIKKDIDGNTASIRVQTTFKDGSTQADTMDLIKINNKWKIRL; translated from the coding sequence GTGAAAAAGATTTTAACAATTTTAACTTTTTTTACATTTATTTTAATTGGATGTGGTGGTTCAAGTGCAGAAAAAACAGCTGTTGATTTTACACAAAAACTTTATACAAGCAACACAAAAACAGTTGTTGATATGCTTTATTTAGGTGATGAAAAACCAACAAAAGCGGATATGGACTTTGTATTTCAAAAAATTGATTCTGTTTTAGAGCAAAATAAAGCAAAAGCAAAAAAAAGAGGAGGATTTAAAAAAGCTGATGTTATAAAAAAAGACATTGATGGAAATACTGCCAGCATTAGAGTCCAAACCACATTTAAAGATGGCTCAACCCAAGCTGACACGATGGATCTTATAAAAATCAATAATAAGTGGAAGATAAGATTATAA
- the kdsB gene encoding 3-deoxy-manno-octulosonate cytidylyltransferase, protein MIVIPARLKSTRFKDKILADIGGVPMFIKTAQNAKKVDDVLIAVDEKSILNIALNHGFKAVLTSTSHNSGTDRINEAVLKIGLKDDEIIINLQGDEPFFETENLAKFKEFANIAIIKKGYFMASAYKKISQSDANNPNLVKVVCDNLNNAIYFSRAKIPYPRESFNGYRGHIGIYAYSVKSLNEFCDFDESILENTEKLEQLRALSNGKKIAMCELVTESIGIDTKEDLELALKKFKSQI, encoded by the coding sequence ATGATAGTAATCCCTGCAAGACTTAAATCAACTCGTTTTAAAGATAAGATTTTAGCTGATATTGGCGGAGTTCCAATGTTTATAAAAACTGCACAAAATGCTAAAAAAGTTGATGATGTATTAATAGCAGTTGATGAAAAAAGTATTTTAAATATCGCTTTAAATCACGGCTTTAAGGCTGTTTTAACCTCTACATCACACAATAGTGGAACAGATAGAATTAATGAAGCTGTTTTAAAAATAGGTTTAAAAGATGATGAGATTATCATCAACCTACAAGGCGATGAGCCGTTTTTTGAAACTGAAAATTTAGCTAAATTTAAAGAATTTGCAAATATTGCCATAATAAAAAAAGGTTATTTTATGGCAAGTGCGTATAAAAAAATAAGTCAAAGCGATGCAAACAATCCAAATTTAGTAAAAGTTGTTTGCGATAACTTAAATAATGCAATCTATTTTTCAAGGGCAAAAATTCCATATCCAAGAGAAAGTTTTAATGGCTATAGAGGACATATTGGAATTTATGCTTATAGCGTAAAAAGCTTAAATGAGTTTTGTGATTTTGATGAAAGCATTTTAGAAAACACAGAAAAACTTGAGCAACTTCGCGCTTTATCAAATGGTAAAAAAATCGCAATGTGCGAGCTTGTTACTGAAAGCATTGGAATTGATACGAAAGAAGATTTGGAATTGGCACTTAAAAAATTTAAAAGCCAAATTTAG
- a CDS encoding YiiX/YebB-like N1pC/P60 family cysteine hydrolase, giving the protein MEDKIIKKIFPFLLIFFILVGFFTYKNTKLKSPNFSYIPEFKLGDLIFRHGNTMDSFLITKASDFKYSHVGVILSLNPTKVIHSLPDDYKNKNGVIIENLDDFLENATDFGVARVKFLDKNNTLIFLNNLKLKLGNKFSLDKNGLYCTTFIVNELNKFKEMNLSYTKVNLPLLEKEYLFPKAIWNDENIEIIYEN; this is encoded by the coding sequence GTGGAAGATAAGATTATAAAGAAAATATTTCCTTTTTTATTAATATTTTTTATATTAGTAGGTTTTTTTACATATAAAAACACCAAACTAAAAAGTCCTAATTTTAGCTACATCCCTGAGTTTAAGCTTGGGGATCTTATATTTAGACATGGAAACACAATGGATAGTTTTCTAATAACAAAAGCAAGCGATTTTAAATACTCACATGTGGGAGTTATATTATCACTAAATCCTACAAAAGTTATACATTCTCTACCAGATGATTATAAAAATAAAAATGGTGTTATTATAGAAAATTTAGATGATTTTTTAGAAAATGCTACTGATTTTGGCGTAGCAAGAGTTAAATTTTTAGACAAAAATAACACTTTAATTTTTCTAAATAATTTAAAATTAAAACTTGGAAATAAGTTTTCACTTGATAAAAATGGACTTTACTGCACAACATTTATAGTAAATGAGCTTAATAAATTTAAAGAAATGAATCTTTCATATACAAAGGTAAATTTACCACTACTAGAAAAAGAGTATCTTTTTCCAAAAGCAATATGGAATGATGAAAATATAGAAATAATCTATGAAAATTAG